The Flavobacterium marginilacus genome window below encodes:
- a CDS encoding tagaturonate reductase: MKNLNRKNLGLEKLQPIKVIQFGEGNFLRAFVDYAFQRLNKEADLNAGIAIVQPLKNGMIDMINEQDGLYTLFMNGIKKGEKIQDIELISNIVKSINPYTDFADYLALAREEELQFIVSNTTEAGIEFIESDTPDMQPPAAFPAKLTVLLYERFKHFNGDASKGLTIIPCELIDYNSETLKKYILQYCDLWKLEDAFKTWASDACTYHSTLVDRIVPGYPRAEIEEYNSKLDYQDNLIVAAEPFFLWAIEGGEDLKQKLPFHKTDLNVKIVDDIRPYKMIKVRILNGAHTAMVPISLLYGNKLVMETVNGDFTGAFVNGVINEISGTLDMDKNEILAYTEEVMDRFKNPFIKHALADIALNSISKFKVRVLPSLLGHYNANKTIPANLTFSLACLIQFYKGTWNNEALPVKDTPELVEAFKNAWQLGAADLVVNTVLANKEFWGEDLTKINGLSEAIVVALNEIETNGIEKGFNNFSSQF; this comes from the coding sequence ATGAAAAATTTAAATAGAAAAAATTTAGGATTAGAAAAATTACAGCCTATTAAAGTAATTCAATTTGGAGAGGGGAATTTCCTAAGAGCATTCGTTGATTACGCTTTTCAAAGACTTAATAAAGAAGCTGATTTAAATGCTGGAATTGCGATAGTTCAGCCATTGAAAAATGGTATGATTGACATGATCAACGAACAGGATGGTCTTTACACTCTGTTTATGAACGGAATCAAAAAAGGCGAAAAGATTCAGGACATCGAGTTAATTTCAAATATTGTAAAATCTATAAATCCATATACTGATTTTGCAGATTATTTAGCTTTAGCAAGAGAAGAAGAACTTCAATTTATTGTTTCAAATACTACAGAGGCTGGAATTGAATTCATTGAAAGTGACACTCCAGACATGCAGCCGCCAGCAGCATTTCCAGCAAAATTGACTGTTTTGTTATATGAAAGATTCAAACATTTCAATGGAGATGCTTCTAAAGGACTGACTATTATCCCTTGTGAATTGATTGATTATAACTCTGAGACTTTAAAAAAATATATCCTGCAATATTGTGATTTATGGAAATTAGAAGATGCATTCAAAACTTGGGCATCAGATGCGTGTACGTACCACAGTACTTTGGTTGACAGAATTGTTCCTGGATATCCAAGAGCTGAGATTGAAGAATACAACAGCAAATTAGATTATCAAGACAATTTAATTGTTGCTGCAGAACCATTTTTCCTTTGGGCTATTGAAGGCGGTGAGGATTTAAAACAAAAATTACCTTTCCACAAAACGGATTTGAATGTGAAGATTGTTGACGATATACGTCCTTACAAAATGATTAAAGTCCGTATTCTGAATGGAGCACATACAGCAATGGTTCCAATTTCACTTCTATACGGAAACAAATTGGTAATGGAAACCGTTAACGGAGATTTTACTGGAGCATTTGTAAACGGCGTTATCAATGAAATCAGCGGTACACTTGATATGGACAAAAATGAAATCCTTGCTTACACTGAAGAAGTAATGGATCGATTCAAAAATCCATTTATCAAACATGCACTTGCTGATATTGCTTTAAATTCTATATCAAAATTCAAAGTAAGAGTTTTACCAAGTTTGTTAGGACATTATAATGCTAATAAAACAATTCCTGCTAATTTAACTTTCTCATTAGCTTGTTTAATCCAATTCTACAAAGGAACTTGGAATAATGAAGCACTGCCTGTAAAAGATACACCTGAATTGGTTGAAGCATTTAAAAATGCCTGGCAGTTAGGAGCTGCAGATTTGGTTGTAAATACAGTCTTAGCGAACAAAGAGTTTTGGGGTGAAGATTTAACAAAAATTAACGGTTTATCAGAAGCTATAGTGGTAGCTTTGAATGAAATAGAGACCAACGGAATTGAAAAAGGATTCAACAATTTCAGTTCTCAATTCTAA
- a CDS encoding UxaA family hydrolase, with product MQKKLIKVNPSDNVAVALVNLTAGEVINFEGEDITIETDVKMKHKIAMYPFETGERIIMYGVLVGKASAPIAKGGLLSTENVKHESAKVTAKTESIGWEIPNVDKWKDRTFMGYQREDGQVGTENVWLFFPLVFCENRNIEILKGIFEKELKKPKENDYQLLLRSLVNSEKGADDAVAKSTEVDLFENIEVKFIQHQGGCGGIRQDSHSLAKLLAGYVNNPNVAGATVLSLGCQNLQISIFEDAMKAINPNYSKPVLIYDQQQIGTIEEMLSTVVKDSFAAIKEANKIKRTPAPLSKLRIGLECGGSDGFSGISANPTLGVLSDKLVALGGTTILSEFPELCGVEQELVNRCIDDKDGKRFLELMQWYEKTVVDAGSGFDMNPSPGNIKDGLITDAMKSAGAAKKGGTSPIVGVYDYGEYINEPGFTLLCTPGNDVECTTAMVGSGANMVLFTTGLGTPTGNPIAPVVKVSSNTQLAQKMSDIIDFNTGGIITGEKSIEETADEMLEFIIDVASGTTKTKAAILNQNDFIPWKRGVSL from the coding sequence ATGCAAAAGAAATTAATAAAAGTAAATCCATCTGATAATGTTGCTGTAGCATTAGTTAATCTAACTGCTGGAGAAGTTATCAATTTTGAAGGTGAAGACATTACCATCGAAACAGATGTGAAAATGAAGCATAAAATTGCTATGTATCCTTTTGAAACGGGCGAACGCATTATTATGTATGGTGTTTTGGTAGGAAAAGCAAGTGCTCCTATTGCAAAAGGAGGATTACTTTCTACAGAAAATGTAAAACACGAAAGTGCAAAAGTTACAGCTAAAACAGAGTCTATCGGATGGGAAATCCCAAATGTTGACAAATGGAAAGACAGAACTTTCATGGGCTACCAAAGAGAAGACGGACAAGTAGGAACTGAGAATGTCTGGTTATTTTTCCCATTGGTATTTTGTGAAAACAGAAATATCGAAATCTTAAAAGGTATTTTCGAAAAAGAATTGAAAAAACCAAAAGAAAATGACTACCAATTGCTGCTTCGTTCTTTGGTAAATTCTGAAAAAGGAGCTGATGATGCTGTAGCAAAATCAACTGAAGTAGATTTATTTGAAAATATTGAAGTAAAATTTATTCAGCATCAAGGCGGCTGTGGCGGAATTCGTCAGGATTCACACTCATTGGCTAAATTGTTGGCTGGTTATGTTAACAATCCAAACGTTGCTGGCGCTACAGTATTGAGTTTAGGCTGTCAAAATCTTCAAATCTCTATTTTCGAAGATGCGATGAAAGCAATAAATCCAAACTACAGCAAGCCAGTTTTGATCTACGACCAACAGCAGATTGGAACAATTGAAGAAATGCTTAGTACAGTAGTGAAAGACTCTTTCGCTGCTATCAAAGAAGCTAATAAAATTAAGAGAACCCCTGCTCCATTATCAAAATTAAGAATTGGATTGGAATGCGGCGGGTCTGACGGTTTCTCTGGAATTTCTGCAAATCCGACATTAGGTGTTCTATCTGATAAATTGGTTGCTTTAGGAGGAACGACAATTCTTTCTGAATTCCCAGAATTATGCGGTGTAGAGCAGGAATTAGTAAACCGTTGTATTGACGATAAAGACGGAAAACGTTTCTTAGAATTAATGCAGTGGTATGAAAAAACAGTTGTAGATGCAGGTTCAGGATTTGACATGAATCCATCTCCAGGTAACATCAAAGACGGATTGATTACAGACGCAATGAAATCTGCCGGAGCTGCCAAAAAAGGAGGAACTTCTCCAATTGTAGGTGTTTACGATTATGGAGAATACATCAATGAACCTGGTTTTACTTTGTTATGTACTCCTGGAAATGATGTAGAATGTACAACAGCAATGGTAGGTTCCGGAGCAAATATGGTATTATTTACAACAGGTTTAGGTACGCCGACAGGAAACCCAATTGCACCGGTTGTAAAAGTATCTTCAAACACTCAATTGGCTCAAAAAATGTCTGATATTATCGATTTTAACACTGGGGGCATTATCACAGGTGAAAAATCAATAGAAGAAACTGCCGATGAAATGCTTGAATTCATTATAGATGTTGCCAGCGGTACCACAAAAACCAAAGCAGCGATTTTAAATCAAAACGATTTTATTCCTTGGAAAAGAGGGGTATCATTATAA
- a CDS encoding LacI family DNA-binding transcriptional regulator: MDQKTTIYDIAKALDITAATVSRALNNNPKISEVTRKLVLETAAKMNYKQNRLAQSLRSGKSNNVGVIVPRIDSNFFASVIRGIEEELHPEGYHVIICQTNEEESRQSEKITTLLNAQVDGIIMSISNVSAENDHVIETVVAKNVPLIFFDRKKDMQGVSSVTINDFEGGYLATKNLIEQGCKRIAHLTGDQSLEIFENRNKGYKKALLDSGLECSEEYVFQTRSNVDAGRQAVAKLLSLTPPPDGIFSSSDFAALGAIQELKERGIRIPEDFCVFGFGNEPFTRFMELSISSVDQSPLEMGKMAAKVFLEQINNTENVKIEKKVVLNPTLHIRKSSTRTK, encoded by the coding sequence ATGGATCAAAAAACAACAATTTATGACATTGCAAAAGCACTTGACATAACAGCAGCCACTGTTTCAAGGGCTTTAAACAACAATCCGAAAATCAGCGAAGTAACCAGGAAATTGGTGCTGGAAACTGCTGCTAAGATGAATTACAAGCAGAATAGATTAGCACAGTCTCTTCGCTCTGGCAAAAGCAATAATGTGGGTGTTATTGTACCTCGTATTGATAGTAACTTTTTTGCTTCTGTAATTCGAGGAATTGAAGAAGAGTTACATCCAGAGGGGTATCATGTTATCATTTGTCAGACTAATGAAGAAGAATCGAGACAAAGTGAAAAAATTACTACTTTATTGAATGCTCAGGTTGACGGAATTATAATGTCTATATCTAATGTATCGGCAGAAAATGATCATGTAATAGAAACTGTAGTTGCTAAAAATGTGCCTTTAATCTTTTTTGACAGAAAGAAAGATATGCAGGGGGTAAGTTCTGTAACAATTAATGACTTTGAGGGCGGTTATCTGGCTACTAAGAATCTTATTGAGCAGGGATGTAAACGTATTGCTCATTTAACTGGTGATCAGTCACTGGAAATATTTGAGAATAGAAATAAAGGATATAAAAAGGCTTTATTGGACAGCGGTTTAGAATGCAGCGAAGAGTATGTTTTTCAAACCAGGAGTAATGTTGACGCTGGAAGACAAGCTGTCGCAAAGTTATTGAGTTTAACCCCGCCGCCTGATGGAATTTTCTCTTCGAGTGATTTTGCAGCTTTAGGAGCCATTCAGGAACTGAAAGAAAGAGGGATAAGAATCCCTGAGGATTTTTGCGTGTTTGGCTTCGGAAATGAACCTTTTACCCGTTTTATGGAGCTGTCTATTTCTTCGGTTGATCAATCACCGTTAGAAATGGGAAAAATGGCTGCCAAAGTTTTTTTAGAACAGATTAATAACACAGAGAACGTAAAAATCGAAAAGAAAGTGGTGCTTAATCCTACACTGCATATCCGTAAATCATCTACAAGAACAAAATAA
- a CDS encoding glycoside hydrolase family 28 protein, which translates to MKLFKTYTILKNITSKTTVISFACVLLGVFSLHSQEKNQSKEQWKKMLSIVKSVKYPSFPNKTYSILQYGAQANTDFDNTEAITKTIKECSKNGGGTVLVPKGKYHSRAIHLESNVNFHLDKDAEILFSTNPKDYYPLVQTSFEGTELMNYSPLVYAFQKKNVAITGEGILNGQAGSDNWWPWCSSELYGWKKGTPSQADPLNRLRLVEMAENNIPVSERQFGEGHYLRPNFVEFFECKNVLIQNITIINAPFWVIHPIKSENLIVDGVNINSHGPNNDGCDPEYSKNVIIKNCTFNTGDDCIAIKSGRDGDGRRVAMKSENIIVQNCNMFDGHGGVTIGSEISGGVSNVFVEDCKMDSPNLDIAIRLKTNSKRGGLIENFYVRNIQIGQVKEAVLKADMFYNVHGNQLGTFIPRIENIYLENVKVKNGGKYSILAKGYKESPIKNITLENVTIENVKEPYLIENVNNLKFINTYINGKLMKH; encoded by the coding sequence ATGAAATTATTCAAAACGTATACAATTTTGAAAAATATAACCAGTAAAACAACTGTCATTTCTTTTGCTTGTGTCTTATTAGGGGTATTTTCACTTCATTCACAAGAGAAAAACCAATCGAAAGAGCAGTGGAAAAAAATGCTTTCGATCGTTAAGTCAGTTAAATACCCTAGCTTCCCAAATAAAACGTACAGTATCCTTCAGTATGGCGCACAGGCCAATACTGACTTTGATAACACTGAAGCAATAACGAAAACCATTAAGGAATGCAGTAAAAACGGAGGCGGTACAGTATTGGTCCCAAAAGGAAAATACCATTCCCGAGCTATTCATTTAGAAAGTAATGTAAATTTTCATCTGGACAAAGATGCCGAAATTCTTTTCAGTACAAATCCAAAAGACTACTATCCATTAGTGCAGACTTCTTTTGAAGGAACTGAACTTATGAACTACTCCCCTTTAGTATATGCATTTCAAAAAAAGAATGTCGCAATAACAGGAGAAGGAATCTTAAATGGGCAGGCAGGCAGCGATAACTGGTGGCCTTGGTGCAGCAGTGAATTATATGGATGGAAAAAAGGAACTCCTTCTCAGGCCGATCCTCTCAATCGATTGCGCTTAGTCGAAATGGCAGAAAACAACATCCCAGTTTCCGAACGGCAATTTGGAGAAGGACATTATTTGAGACCCAATTTTGTAGAATTTTTTGAATGCAAAAATGTCCTTATACAAAATATCACTATTATAAATGCTCCTTTTTGGGTTATTCACCCTATCAAATCAGAGAATTTAATCGTGGATGGTGTCAATATCAATAGTCATGGACCAAATAATGACGGCTGTGACCCTGAGTATTCTAAAAATGTAATTATCAAAAACTGCACATTCAATACCGGAGACGACTGCATAGCAATAAAATCAGGGCGCGATGGAGACGGAAGAAGAGTTGCCATGAAAAGTGAAAATATAATTGTACAAAACTGCAATATGTTTGACGGCCATGGAGGAGTTACAATCGGAAGCGAAATTTCCGGCGGTGTGAGTAATGTATTTGTAGAAGATTGTAAAATGGACAGCCCCAATTTAGATATTGCCATCCGTTTAAAAACCAATTCAAAAAGAGGCGGGTTAATAGAAAACTTTTATGTCAGAAACATACAAATAGGACAAGTTAAAGAAGCAGTTTTAAAAGCTGATATGTTTTATAATGTACACGGCAATCAGCTGGGAACATTTATCCCTAGAATAGAAAACATTTATTTAGAAAATGTAAAAGTAAAAAATGGAGGAAAGTACAGCATTTTAGCAAAAGGTTACAAAGAATCACCTATAAAAAACATAACCCTTGAAAATGTGACAATCGAAAATGTAAAAGAACCATACTTAATCGAAAACGTGAATAATCTCAAATTTATAAACACTTATATCAATGGAAAATTAATGAAACACTAA
- a CDS encoding SusC/RagA family TonB-linked outer membrane protein codes for MTNNCLIKKGTKSFFAFTLFLMLLIGNKTIAQNVTLEGTVKDAAGLTMPGVNILEKGTQNSTTTDFDGKYTIKLTKQGAVLNFSFVGFKSKEVSAAGKTRLDVSLSEESNTLNEVVVVGYGTVKKSDLTGAVSTLSGTELRKNPVANIGEALTGRIAGVSVTSSEGSPDSEIKIRIRGGGSLSQDASPLIIVDGFPVNSINDISPSDIETQTVLKDAASTAIYGSRGANGVIIYTTKKGKSGKMAVNFNMFYGMKEMANSIDVLSPEDYVKWQYEYALLKKDVSSYEKYFGAWQDHDLYNGIKGDNWQKQIFGRTGEVQSRDLSIRGGSDKINYNFNYAHYDEKAIMLGSDFDRNNISLSLNSKASDKIDLSFTMRYSDTEINGGGANNQNATSTNDSVLRHAIGYSPIPLPGLTTDNTDEALTGYLVDPILLIADTDRQQLRKNFNMLGSFSWKLIDNLVFKSEFGLDNRNSQDYRFYGRSTFYVKNVPSALNQGSPALVIADQKTATFRNANTLNYDFKKLLGDDHHFNVLAGQEMINTTLNTVTSTIHKFPNDFDFDRAKKLTTQGIAQSIDNFYSPDDKLLSFFGRANYDYKNKYLLTGTFRADGSSKFTTGNKWGYFPAAAIGWKISEESFLKNVSWINSLKIRASYGEAGNNNIPTGQTIQSFQSGNNTWINNSSSQWTPSKTLANPDLKWETTVTQNLGLDFDFFKGRINGSVETYINKTKDLLLLFPVSGVGYDNQFRNMGETQNSGYEATLNVAAIQKENYGLNFSLNISVNKNNINTLGVMNNFGSPSGWASTQIGNDYAVNVGSPLGLMYGYQSAGRYEVSDFDYAPSTGKYTLKAGIPNDSDIVGEVQPGYMKLVDRDGDNKITAADQTIIGNSNPKNTGGFIINAYAYGFDLSAAFNWSYGNDIYNANKVESTTSNPNSQYRNMSSQMADGQRWTNLDPATGTLVTDPAALTALNANTTMWSPYMKSYVFSDWAVEDASFLRLNTLTLGYTAPAFFNSKMGISKLRFYCTASNVFVWTNYTGPDPESSTRRATPYTPGVDYSAYPRSRQFIFGLNLNF; via the coding sequence ATGACCAATAACTGTTTAATAAAAAAAGGAACAAAAAGCTTTTTTGCTTTTACTCTTTTTCTGATGTTACTCATAGGCAATAAAACAATTGCGCAGAACGTAACACTGGAAGGTACTGTTAAAGATGCCGCCGGCTTAACAATGCCAGGCGTAAACATTTTAGAAAAAGGAACACAAAACAGCACTACAACAGATTTTGACGGTAAGTATACCATCAAACTTACAAAACAAGGAGCTGTTTTAAATTTTTCATTTGTAGGATTTAAGAGCAAAGAAGTTTCAGCTGCTGGAAAAACAAGGCTTGATGTTTCTTTATCTGAAGAATCAAACACACTAAACGAAGTCGTAGTCGTTGGATACGGAACAGTAAAAAAATCAGATTTAACGGGTGCTGTTTCAACACTTTCAGGTACTGAGCTAAGAAAAAATCCGGTAGCTAATATTGGAGAAGCTCTAACAGGCCGTATTGCAGGGGTTTCAGTAACATCCTCAGAAGGATCACCAGATTCTGAAATAAAAATCAGAATCCGTGGAGGAGGTTCTTTAAGTCAGGACGCATCACCATTAATAATTGTTGATGGGTTTCCTGTAAACAGTATAAACGATATTTCTCCTTCTGACATCGAGACTCAAACCGTCTTAAAAGATGCAGCATCGACAGCTATTTATGGTTCAAGAGGAGCGAATGGGGTTATTATTTATACTACTAAAAAAGGGAAAAGTGGTAAAATGGCTGTGAATTTCAATATGTTTTATGGTATGAAAGAAATGGCAAATTCCATTGATGTACTTTCACCAGAAGATTATGTAAAGTGGCAATATGAGTATGCTTTACTAAAAAAAGACGTTAGCAGTTATGAAAAATATTTCGGAGCTTGGCAGGATCATGATTTATACAATGGAATAAAAGGTGATAATTGGCAAAAACAAATTTTCGGACGTACTGGTGAAGTACAAAGCCGCGATTTAAGTATCCGAGGAGGATCTGATAAAATCAATTATAATTTTAATTATGCTCATTATGATGAAAAAGCAATTATGCTTGGTTCAGATTTTGACAGAAATAACATTTCCTTATCTTTAAACAGTAAGGCATCAGATAAAATAGACCTTTCGTTTACTATGCGTTATTCTGATACAGAAATTAATGGAGGTGGCGCTAATAATCAAAATGCAACATCAACTAACGATTCAGTTTTGCGTCATGCAATTGGATATTCTCCAATTCCATTACCAGGCTTAACCACAGACAATACAGACGAGGCTCTTACAGGATACCTTGTGGATCCGATTCTGCTTATAGCAGACACAGATCGTCAACAATTAAGAAAAAACTTCAATATGCTTGGCAGTTTTTCCTGGAAGTTAATTGACAATCTTGTTTTTAAATCAGAGTTTGGTTTAGACAACCGTAATAGCCAAGATTACCGTTTTTATGGACGATCAACCTTTTATGTGAAAAATGTCCCTTCAGCTTTAAATCAAGGAAGCCCGGCACTTGTTATTGCTGATCAAAAAACAGCTACTTTTAGAAATGCAAACACATTAAATTATGATTTTAAAAAATTATTAGGCGATGACCACCATTTTAATGTTCTTGCAGGACAAGAGATGATTAACACTACATTAAACACAGTGACATCTACAATCCATAAATTCCCTAATGATTTTGATTTTGACCGTGCAAAAAAACTTACTACACAAGGTATTGCGCAATCGATAGATAATTTTTACAGCCCAGATGATAAATTACTTTCATTTTTTGGACGTGCCAATTACGACTATAAAAATAAATATTTATTAACTGGTACTTTCAGAGCGGATGGTTCCAGTAAATTTACAACAGGTAACAAATGGGGTTATTTCCCAGCAGCAGCAATAGGATGGAAAATTTCTGAAGAAAGTTTCCTTAAAAATGTAAGCTGGATAAACTCGCTTAAAATCAGAGCAAGTTATGGAGAGGCTGGAAATAATAATATTCCAACCGGACAGACTATACAAAGTTTTCAATCAGGAAATAATACTTGGATAAATAATAGCTCAAGCCAATGGACACCTTCTAAAACTTTAGCTAATCCAGACTTAAAATGGGAAACTACAGTAACACAAAACTTAGGTTTGGATTTTGATTTTTTCAAAGGCCGTATCAACGGATCTGTAGAAACATACATAAATAAAACTAAAGATCTGTTATTATTATTCCCTGTCTCTGGAGTAGGTTATGATAACCAATTCCGTAATATGGGAGAAACTCAAAATTCAGGTTATGAAGCAACTTTGAATGTTGCGGCAATACAAAAAGAAAACTATGGTTTGAATTTTTCTTTAAACATTAGTGTCAATAAAAACAACATCAACACACTTGGAGTCATGAATAATTTTGGTTCTCCAAGTGGATGGGCCTCTACACAAATTGGTAACGATTATGCAGTAAATGTTGGATCTCCATTAGGTTTAATGTATGGATATCAAAGTGCTGGCCGTTATGAAGTTTCAGATTTTGATTATGCTCCAAGCACAGGAAAATACACTCTAAAAGCAGGAATTCCAAACGATTCAGATATCGTTGGTGAAGTACAACCAGGTTATATGAAATTAGTAGATCGTGATGGAGATAATAAAATAACAGCTGCTGACCAGACAATTATAGGGAATTCTAATCCAAAAAATACCGGAGGTTTCATAATTAATGCTTATGCTTATGGGTTTGATCTTTCGGCTGCCTTCAACTGGAGTTACGGGAATGATATTTATAACGCTAATAAAGTTGAATCTACTACTTCTAACCCTAATAGCCAATATAGAAACATGTCTTCTCAAATGGCTGATGGTCAAAGATGGACAAATTTAGATCCTGCAACAGGTACATTAGTTACTGATCCTGCAGCATTAACAGCATTAAATGCTAACACTACTATGTGGTCTCCATATATGAAAAGTTATGTTTTTAGTGACTGGGCAGTTGAAGATGCTTCTTTCTTAAGGCTAAACACATTAACATTGGGTTATACTGCTCCAGCTTTCTTTAATTCTAAAATGGGAATCAGTAAATTAAGATTTTACTGTACAGCCTCTAACGTTTTTGTTTGGACTAATTACACAGGTCCTGATCCGGAGTCTTCTACAAGAAGAGCTACTCCATATACACCTGGAGTTGATTATTCAGCCTATCCGCGCAGCAGACAATTTATTTTTGGTTTAAACCTTAATTTTTAA
- a CDS encoding RagB/SusD family nutrient uptake outer membrane protein codes for MKHTIIIAGIVLASLFTSCQEDYLDTPAQSSLDESVIFSSVTLASGAIDGIKIPFAETNSYRGRFLPYYGLNSDLEWNNASTSAGDTAELQNYGVIPTNTIMNTTNNAWQQMYAGIERANICIRGLRLYGNPKPGTDLGYLLGEAITLRAIYYADLVKAWGDVPYRFEPVTNATIYQAKVSRDIIYKQLLTDLAEAATLVPWPNETTATNSVERINKAFVKALRARIAMAAGGFQQYPDGIRKSNDPALSTANMYSLALTECREVIASGKAHLEPSFETFWRNYNKEVITAGGESLWELPFADGRGRMLYSFAVKHTSSDQFTAQPRGGSAGPLPFVFYDYNQKDTRRDVTCVPYKYGTAVNGVAKQELGSLNTWYFGKYRYEWMTRKVVSDNDDGVNKVYMRYAEVLLLAAEAANELEGVAAAKPYLKEIRNRAFAAADRPLNVDAYLAAINSKDDMFNALVKENEYEFTGEMERKQALIRWNLLAKNLDLAKTKMKALQTRTGDYANVPSTLFYKYDPTPDAKGNPLTTLIIYGLNRGETTSPGADYTAWTWVALDDAKIASLYKTGVNPDNRQFWPIWQVFLDSSNGLLKNDYNY; via the coding sequence ATGAAACATACAATAATTATAGCAGGAATAGTTTTAGCTAGTCTTTTTACATCTTGTCAAGAAGATTATCTGGATACTCCAGCACAATCATCACTGGACGAATCAGTAATTTTTTCTTCTGTAACACTAGCCTCAGGAGCTATAGATGGGATTAAAATACCATTTGCTGAAACGAATTCATACAGAGGTCGGTTTTTACCTTATTATGGTTTAAACTCCGATCTTGAATGGAACAATGCTTCTACATCTGCCGGTGACACAGCTGAACTACAGAATTATGGTGTCATTCCAACAAATACAATAATGAATACCACCAACAATGCCTGGCAGCAAATGTATGCTGGGATTGAACGCGCCAACATTTGTATTCGCGGACTTCGTTTATATGGCAATCCAAAACCAGGAACTGATTTAGGATATTTATTAGGAGAGGCAATTACATTACGTGCCATTTATTATGCCGATTTAGTAAAAGCCTGGGGTGACGTACCATATCGTTTTGAGCCAGTTACGAATGCTACTATATATCAGGCAAAAGTAAGTCGTGACATAATTTATAAACAACTGCTTACTGATTTAGCAGAAGCCGCTACATTGGTACCATGGCCGAATGAAACTACTGCTACCAACAGTGTAGAAAGGATTAATAAAGCATTTGTAAAAGCTCTTCGTGCCCGTATAGCAATGGCAGCTGGTGGTTTTCAGCAATATCCTGATGGTATCCGTAAAAGTAATGACCCTGCTCTTTCAACTGCCAATATGTATAGTTTAGCATTAACTGAGTGTCGTGAAGTTATAGCAAGCGGAAAAGCTCACTTAGAACCATCATTTGAAACATTTTGGAGAAATTACAATAAAGAAGTTATTACAGCTGGTGGTGAATCACTTTGGGAACTTCCTTTTGCTGATGGTAGAGGAAGAATGTTATATTCTTTTGCGGTAAAACATACTAGTTCTGATCAATTTACTGCTCAACCTAGAGGTGGAAGTGCAGGACCGCTGCCTTTTGTATTTTATGATTATAACCAAAAAGATACCCGTAGAGACGTTACTTGTGTTCCCTATAAATATGGCACAGCAGTTAATGGTGTAGCAAAACAGGAGTTAGGTTCATTAAATACATGGTATTTTGGAAAATACCGTTATGAATGGATGACTCGTAAAGTTGTTTCCGATAATGATGATGGAGTAAATAAAGTTTATATGCGTTATGCTGAAGTTCTTTTACTTGCTGCTGAAGCTGCGAATGAATTAGAAGGTGTTGCTGCTGCTAAGCCATACTTAAAAGAAATACGAAACAGAGCGTTCGCAGCAGCTGACCGCCCTTTAAATGTTGATGCATATCTGGCTGCTATAAACTCTAAAGATGATATGTTTAACGCCCTTGTAAAAGAAAACGAGTATGAATTTACAGGTGAAATGGAACGTAAACAAGCACTTATTCGCTGGAATTTACTTGCAAAAAACTTAGATCTTGCAAAAACTAAAATGAAAGCATTACAAACCCGTACTGGAGATTATGCTAATGTACCAAGTACTTTATTTTACAAATATGATCCAACTCCAGACGCAAAAGGTAACCCGCTTACTACTCTTATTATTTATGGATTAAATCGTGGTGAAACTACAAGCCCTGGAGCAGATTATACTGCCTGGACATGGGTTGCTCTTGACGATGCTAAAATAGCTTCACTTTACAAAACCGGAGTAAATCCAGATAACAGACAATTTTGGCCAATATGGCAAGTGTTCCTAGATTCAAGTAATGGTCTATTAAAAAATGACTATAATTATTAA